In Arachis stenosperma cultivar V10309 chromosome 1, arast.V10309.gnm1.PFL2, whole genome shotgun sequence, one DNA window encodes the following:
- the LOC130955961 gene encoding 14 kDa proline-rich protein DC2.15-like, protein MASKSALLIALNILFFTVVTSNYVPCPPPPTKSHNHKPPSTKPPSQPKCPRDTLKFGVCADVLGLVNVQLGNPAKTPCCSLINGLVDLEAALCLCTALKANLLGINLNIPISLSLILNYCGKGVPNGFVCP, encoded by the coding sequence ATGGCTTCAAAGAGTGCTCTTCTCATTGCCCTCAACATTCTCTTCTTCACAGTTGTAACCTCAAACTACGTGCCATGTCCACCACCACCAACCAAAAGCCACAACCACAAACCGCCATCCACAAAGCCCCCCTCACAACCCAAATGCCCAAGAGACACGCTCAAGTTCGGCGTGTGCGCCGACGTGTTGGGTTTGGTGAACGTTCAGCTTGGAAATCCAGCAAAGACACCATGCTGCTCCCTCATTAATGGCCTCGTTGATCTTGAAGCTGCTCTTTGCCTTTGCACCGCTCTTAAAGCCAATTTGCTTGGTATCAACCTTAACATTCCAATCAGCTTGAGCTTGATTCTCAACTACTGTGGAAAAGGTGTCCCTAACGGATTCGTCTGCCCTTAA